In Marasmius oreades isolate 03SP1 chromosome 1, whole genome shotgun sequence, one DNA window encodes the following:
- the HAS1 gene encoding ATP-dependent RNA helicase (BUSCO:EOG09261F73) produces MADASGSGTSPKIDAERPPFSSLNLSDQTNNALAEMGFTNMTPVQAKSIPVLLTGKDVLGAAQTGSGKTLAFLIPAVEFLHRLKFKPMNGTGIIIITPTRELALQIFGVAKQLMEHHSQTFGIVMGGAAKRAEAEKLVKGVNLLVATPGRLLDHLQTTRGFVYRNLKALVIDEADRILEIGFEEEMKRIISILPNENRQSMLFSATQTTKVSDLARISLRPGPIHIDVARTQESSTVSTLSQGYVVCPSDKRFLLLFTFLKKNLKKKAIVFFSSCNSVKYHSELLNYIDVPVLALHGKQKQQKRTNTFFEFINAEAGILLSTDVAARGLDIPRVDWIIQYDPPDDPRDYIHRVGRTARAGKVGKSLLFLLESELGFLRYLKEAKVPLNEFSFPTDRVHNVQAQMEKLLAKNYYLHQSAKDGYRSYLQAYASYSLKKIFDVNALDLAKVGKSFGFAVPPRVNVNIGASKGPNVSSSGRKRRRDDEKGDEEVFEEITDAQNIDAAENEDQAEEGPRSKARRQGKQRRIETLGKKKVEKEIYTKGKDRQRMKEGTQWSR; encoded by the exons ATGGCCGACGCCTCTGGTTCTGGGACATCCCCAAAAATTGATGCAGAAAGGCCACCATTCTCGTCGCTCAATCTTTCTGACCAGACGAACAATGCCCTCGCCGAGATGGGATTTACCAACATGACGCCCGTACAAGCAAAGTCGATACCTGTCCTTTTGACGGGAAAGGACGTCCTAGGTGCTGCACAAACTGGCTCAGGGAAAACCCTTGCATTCCTTATACCTGCAGTCGAATTTCTGCATCGACTAAAATTCAAGCCCATGAACG GAACGGGAATCATAATCATCACACCGACTCGAGAGCTTGCATTACAGATATTTGGGGTAGCAAAACAACTGATGGAGCATCATTCGCAAACTTTTGGAATCGTCATGGGGGGAGCAGCAAAGAGAGCAGAAGCAGAGAAATTAGTGAAAGGCGTGAACCTCCTGGTTGCGACACCTGGAAGACTTTTGGATCACCTACAG ACAACGAGAGGATTCGTTTATCGAAATCTAAAAGCCCTGGTTATTGATGAAGCAGATCGTATATTAGAGATTGGTTTCGAGGAGGAGATGAAAAGAATAATATCCATCCTACCGAATG AAAATCGTCAATCGATGCTATTCTCAGCAACGCAAACTACAAAGGTCTCCGACCTCGCACGAATATCGTTACGACCAGGCCCCATCCACATCGATGTTGCTAGAACACAGGAATCCAGCACAGTGTCTACCCTGTCGCAAGGATACGTCGTGTGTCCTTCAGACAAGCGGTTCTTATTGTTATTTACATTCCTGAAAAAGAATTTGAAAAAGAAGGCCATCGTCTTTTTTTCGAGTTGCAATTCCGTCAAATACCATTCGGAGCTTCTCAATTACATCGACGTCCCCGTGTTGGCATTACAT GGAAAGcaaaaacagcaaaaacGAACCAACACCTTTTTTGAGTTCATCAATGCCGAGGCTGGAATATTGTTGTCGACGGACGTTGCAGCTCGTGGGCTTGACATCCCCCGTGTGGATTGGATCATCCAGTATGACCCACCGGATGATCCTCGAGATTATATTCATCGAGTTGGGCGTACCGCACGAGCAGGCAAGGTCGGAAAGAGTCTGCTTTTCCTTTTGGAAAGCGAGCTCGGATTCTTGCGGTATTTAAAGGAGGCCAAGGTGCCCTTGAACGAATTCAGCTTCCCTACCGACCGTGTTCACAATGTTCAAGCTCAG ATGGAGAAGCTACTGGCCAAAAACTATTATCTGCATCAATCCGCGAAAGATGGTTACCGGTCGTATCTACAGGCTTACGCTTCATATTCGCTGAAGAAGATATTTGATGTCAATGCACTTGATTTGGCCAAAGTTGGGAAGTCGTTCGGTTTTGCGGTTCCACCGCGCGTAAACGTGAATATTGGTGCGTCAAAGGGACCTAACGTTTCGTCGTCTGGACGCAAGCGAAGAAGAGACGATGAGAAGGGTGACGAGGAAGTGTTTGAGGAAATCACCGATGCTCAAAATATCGATGCAGCGGAGAATGAAGATCAGGCAGAAGAAGGACCTCGATCGAAGGCACGACGCCAGGGAAAACAACGGCGGATAGAAACTttgggaaagaagaaggttgagaaggagatatacacgaagggaaaggatcgACAAAGAATGAAAGAGGGGACTCAATGGAGTAGATAG
- the HAS1 gene encoding ATP-dependent RNA helicase, variant 2, protein MADASGSGTSPKIDAERPPFSSLNLSDQTNNALAEMGFTNMTPVQAKSIPVLLTGKDVLGAAQTGSGKTLAFLIPAVEFLHRLKFKPMNGTGIIIITPTRELALQIFGVAKQLMEHHSQTFGIVMGGAAKRAEAEKLVKGVNLLVATPGRLLDHLQTTRGFVYRNLKALVIDEADRILEIGFEEEMKRIISILPNENRQSMLFSATQTTKVSDLARISLRPGPIHIDVARTQESSTVSTLSQGYVVCPSDKRFLLLFTFLKKNLKKKAIVFFSSCNSVKYHSELLNYIDVPVLALHVRSHGSLLLSFDIYIPFRESKNSKNEPTPFLSSSMPRLEYCCRRTLQLVGLTSPVWIGSSSMTHRMILEIIFIELGVPHEQARSERVCFSFWKASSDSCGI, encoded by the exons ATGGCCGACGCCTCTGGTTCTGGGACATCCCCAAAAATTGATGCAGAAAGGCCACCATTCTCGTCGCTCAATCTTTCTGACCAGACGAACAATGCCCTCGCCGAGATGGGATTTACCAACATGACGCCCGTACAAGCAAAGTCGATACCTGTCCTTTTGACGGGAAAGGACGTCCTAGGTGCTGCACAAACTGGCTCAGGGAAAACCCTTGCATTCCTTATACCTGCAGTCGAATTTCTGCATCGACTAAAATTCAAGCCCATGAACG GAACGGGAATCATAATCATCACACCGACTCGAGAGCTTGCATTACAGATATTTGGGGTAGCAAAACAACTGATGGAGCATCATTCGCAAACTTTTGGAATCGTCATGGGGGGAGCAGCAAAGAGAGCAGAAGCAGAGAAATTAGTGAAAGGCGTGAACCTCCTGGTTGCGACACCTGGAAGACTTTTGGATCACCTACAG ACAACGAGAGGATTCGTTTATCGAAATCTAAAAGCCCTGGTTATTGATGAAGCAGATCGTATATTAGAGATTGGTTTCGAGGAGGAGATGAAAAGAATAATATCCATCCTACCGAATG AAAATCGTCAATCGATGCTATTCTCAGCAACGCAAACTACAAAGGTCTCCGACCTCGCACGAATATCGTTACGACCAGGCCCCATCCACATCGATGTTGCTAGAACACAGGAATCCAGCACAGTGTCTACCCTGTCGCAAGGATACGTCGTGTGTCCTTCAGACAAGCGGTTCTTATTGTTATTTACATTCCTGAAAAAGAATTTGAAAAAGAAGGCCATCGTCTTTTTTTCGAGTTGCAATTCCGTCAAATACCATTCGGAGCTTCTCAATTACATCGACGTCCCCGTGTTGGCATTACATGTTCGTTCTCACGGATCTCTCCTCCTATCGTTTGATATCTACATACCTTTCAGGGAAAGcaaaaacagcaaaaacGAACCAACACCTTTTTTGAGTTCATCAATGCCGAGGCTGGAATATTGTTGTCGACGGACGTTGCAGCTCGTGGGCTTGACATCCCCCGTGTGGATTGGATCATCCAGTATGACCCACCGGATGATCCTCGAGATTATATTCATCGAGTTGGGCGTACCGCACGAGCAGGCAAGGTCGGAAAGAGTCTGCTTTTCCTTTTGGAAAGCGAGCTCGGATTCTTGCGGTATTTAA